In Megalobrama amblycephala isolate DHTTF-2021 unplaced genomic scaffold, ASM1881202v1 scaffold265, whole genome shotgun sequence, one DNA window encodes the following:
- the rps6kal gene encoding ribosomal protein S6 kinase alpha-6 isoform X2 — translation MISFGPAQESSLKMEVQSVSSEVNGHQIMDEPMEEESYTHCDEGAYKEIPITHHVKEGCEKADPSQFELLKVLGQGSFGKVFLVRKLMGPDAGQLYAMKVLKKASLKVRDRVRTKMERDILVEVNHPFIVKLHYAFQTEGKLYLILDFLRGGDVFTRLSKEVMFTEEDVKFYLAELALALDHLHNLGIVYRDLKPENILLDEAGHIKLTDFGLSKESVDQDRKAYSFCGTVEYMAPEVVNRRGHTQSADWWSLGVLMFEMLTGTLPFQGKDRNETMNMILKAKLGMPQFLSLEAQSLLRMLFKRNPSNRLGAGPDGVEEIKRHTFFSTIDWNKLYRRELQPPFKPAAGKPDDTFCFDPEFTAKTPKDSPGIPPSANAHQLFKGFSFVAPVSLEESKSAPLANILPIVQMHGGSAQFCDMYELKEDIGVGSYSICKRCIHRVTAMEFAVKIIDKSKRDPSEEIEILMRYGQHPNIITLKDVYDEGRFVYLVTELMKGGELLDKILRQKFFSEREASAVLYTITKTVDYLHCQGVVHRDLKPSNILYMDDSGNPDSIRICDFGFAKQLRGDNGLLLTPCYTANFVAPEVLMRQGYDAACDIWSLGVLLYTMLAGYTPFANGPNDTPEEILLRIGSGKFSLSGGNWDSVSDSSKDLLSHMLHVDPHQRYSAEQVLKHSWIACRDQNPHFQLTRHEAPHLVKGAMAATYSALNHKTCKPVLEPVAASSLAQRRNMKKLTSTDMS, via the exons gtTAATGGGCATCAGATCATGGATGAGCCAATGGAGGAGGAGTCCTACACACACTGT GATGAGGGGGCTTATAAAGAGATCCCCATCACTCATCATGTGAAGGAGGGCTGTGAGAAGGCCGATCCCAGCCAGTTTGAGCTGCTGAAGGTTTTGGGACAAGGCTCCTTTGGGAAG GTGTTTTTGGTGCGGAAGTTAATGGGTCCGGATGCCGGTCAGCTTTATGCAATGAAGGTGCTCAAAAAGGCATCTTTAAAAG TGAGGGACAGAGTTCGCACTAAAATGGAAAGAGATATTTTGGTGGAGGTCAATCATCCTTTCATTGTGAAGTTGCACTATG CCTTTCAGACAGAAGGGAAACTCTATTTAATTTTGGATTTTCTCAGGGGTGGGGATGTATTTACTCGTTTATCCAAAGAG GTTATGTTTACAGAGGAGGATGTGAAATTCTACCTTGCAGAGCTGGCCCTTGCATTGGATCATCTACACAACCTAGGCATTGTTTACAGAGACCTGAAGCCTGAAAA cattttGCTTGATGAAGCTGGACATATCAAGTTAACAG ACTTTGGGCTCAGTAAAGAATCTGTAGATCAGGACAGAAAAGCATACTCTTTCTGTGGCACTGTGGAATATATGGCCCCTGAGGTGGTCAACAGGAGAGGTCACACACAGAGTGCTGATTGGTGGTCTCTCGGCGTCTTAATG tttgaAATGCTGACCGGCACATTACCGTTCCAAGGAAAAGACAGGAATGAGACTATGAACATGATTCTCAA AGCTAAGCTCGGAATGCCACAGTTTTTAAGTTTGGAAGCACAAAGTCTTTTACGAATGCTCTTCAAAAGAAATCCATCAAATCGTTTAG GAGCAGGTCCTGACGGAGTGGAGGAGATCAAACGACACACATTTTTCTCCACCATTGATTGGAAT aaatTGTACAGAAGAGAACTTCAGCCTCCATTCAAACCTGCTGCAGGGAAACCAGATGACACTTTCTGCTTCGACCCAGAATTCACAGCCAAAACTCCAAAAG ATTCTCCAGGCATTCCCCCCAGTGCAAATGCTCACCAGCTCTTTAAAGGCTTCAGTTTTGTTGCTCCAGTCTCCCTGGAGGAAAGCAAAAGTGCCCCACTAGCCAACATTCTCCCTATAGTACAG ATGCATGGTGGCTCAGCTCAGTTTTGTGACATGTACGAGTTGAAGGAAGACATCGGCGTGGGTTCATACTCCATATGCAAACGCTGCATACACAGGGTCACCGCCATGGAGTTTGCTGTGAAG ATTATTGACAAAAGTAAGCGAGACCCATCGGAGGAGATTGAGATCCTAATGCGGTATGGGCAGCATCCCAACATCATCACACTGAAGGAT GTGTATGACGAGGGTCGTTTCGTGTATCTCGTGACGGAGCTCATGAAAGGCGGTGAGCTGCTGGATAAAATCCTTAGGCAGAAGTTCTTCTCTGAGCGAGAGGCCAGCGCTGTGCTGTACACTATCACCAAAACTGTGGACTATTTGCACTGCCAGGGG GTGGTGCATAGGGACTTGAAGCCCAGCAACATCCTCTACATGGACGATTCAGGAAACCCTGACTCCATACGCATCTGTGACTTTGGCTTTGCCAAGCAGCTGAGAGGAGACAACGGACTGCTGCTGACACCCTGTTATACCGCCAACTTCGTTGCTCCTGAA GTATTGATGCGGCAGGGTTATGACGCTGCCTGTGATATCTGGAGTCTGGGAGTCCTGCTCTACACCATGTTGGCGGG ATACACACCCTTCGCCAACGGACCCAATGACACACCAGAGGAGATTCTGTTGCGCATCGGCAGTGGAAAATTCTCCCTGAGTGGAGGAAACTGGGATTCTGTGTCAGACTCCTCAAAG GACCTGCTGTCTCATATGCTGCACGTGGACCCTCATCAGCGATACTCAGCAGAACAGGTACTGAAACACTCGTGGATCGCCTGCCGGGACCAGAACCCACACTTTCAGCTCACGCGTCACGAAGCACCTCATTTGGTCAAG GGAGCGATGGCTGCCACATACTCTGCATTGAACCACAAGACATGTAAGCCGGTTCTGGAACCCGTAGCTGCCTCCAGTCTAGCTCAGCGCAGGAACATGAAGAAGCTGACGTCTACAGACATGTCCTGA
- the rps6kal gene encoding ribosomal protein S6 kinase alpha-6 isoform X1: protein MISFGPAQESSLKMEVQSVSSEVNGHQIMDEPMEEESYTHCDEGAYKEIPITHHVKEGCEKADPSQFELLKVLGQGSFGKVFLVRKLMGPDAGQLYAMKVLKKASLKVRDRVRTKMERDILVEVNHPFIVKLHYAFQTEGKLYLILDFLRGGDVFTRLSKEVMFTEEDVKFYLAELALALDHLHNLGIVYRDLKPENILLDEAGHIKLTDFGLSKESVDQDRKAYSFCGTVEYMAPEVVNRRGHTQSADWWSLGVLMFEMLTGTLPFQGKDRNETMNMILKAKLGMPQFLSLEAQSLLRMLFKRNPSNRLGAGPDGVEEIKRHTFFSTIDWNKLYRRELQPPFKPAAGKPDDTFCFDPEFTAKTPKDSPGIPPSANAHQLFKGFSFVAPVSLEESKSAPLANILPIVQMHGGSAQFCDMYELKEDIGVGSYSICKRCIHRVTAMEFAVKIIDKSKRDPSEEIEILMRYGQHPNIITLKDVYDEGRFVYLVTELMKGGELLDKILRQKFFSEREASAVLYTITKTVDYLHCQGAVFLTQVVHRDLKPSNILYMDDSGNPDSIRICDFGFAKQLRGDNGLLLTPCYTANFVAPEVLMRQGYDAACDIWSLGVLLYTMLAGYTPFANGPNDTPEEILLRIGSGKFSLSGGNWDSVSDSSKDLLSHMLHVDPHQRYSAEQVLKHSWIACRDQNPHFQLTRHEAPHLVKGAMAATYSALNHKTCKPVLEPVAASSLAQRRNMKKLTSTDMS, encoded by the exons gtTAATGGGCATCAGATCATGGATGAGCCAATGGAGGAGGAGTCCTACACACACTGT GATGAGGGGGCTTATAAAGAGATCCCCATCACTCATCATGTGAAGGAGGGCTGTGAGAAGGCCGATCCCAGCCAGTTTGAGCTGCTGAAGGTTTTGGGACAAGGCTCCTTTGGGAAG GTGTTTTTGGTGCGGAAGTTAATGGGTCCGGATGCCGGTCAGCTTTATGCAATGAAGGTGCTCAAAAAGGCATCTTTAAAAG TGAGGGACAGAGTTCGCACTAAAATGGAAAGAGATATTTTGGTGGAGGTCAATCATCCTTTCATTGTGAAGTTGCACTATG CCTTTCAGACAGAAGGGAAACTCTATTTAATTTTGGATTTTCTCAGGGGTGGGGATGTATTTACTCGTTTATCCAAAGAG GTTATGTTTACAGAGGAGGATGTGAAATTCTACCTTGCAGAGCTGGCCCTTGCATTGGATCATCTACACAACCTAGGCATTGTTTACAGAGACCTGAAGCCTGAAAA cattttGCTTGATGAAGCTGGACATATCAAGTTAACAG ACTTTGGGCTCAGTAAAGAATCTGTAGATCAGGACAGAAAAGCATACTCTTTCTGTGGCACTGTGGAATATATGGCCCCTGAGGTGGTCAACAGGAGAGGTCACACACAGAGTGCTGATTGGTGGTCTCTCGGCGTCTTAATG tttgaAATGCTGACCGGCACATTACCGTTCCAAGGAAAAGACAGGAATGAGACTATGAACATGATTCTCAA AGCTAAGCTCGGAATGCCACAGTTTTTAAGTTTGGAAGCACAAAGTCTTTTACGAATGCTCTTCAAAAGAAATCCATCAAATCGTTTAG GAGCAGGTCCTGACGGAGTGGAGGAGATCAAACGACACACATTTTTCTCCACCATTGATTGGAAT aaatTGTACAGAAGAGAACTTCAGCCTCCATTCAAACCTGCTGCAGGGAAACCAGATGACACTTTCTGCTTCGACCCAGAATTCACAGCCAAAACTCCAAAAG ATTCTCCAGGCATTCCCCCCAGTGCAAATGCTCACCAGCTCTTTAAAGGCTTCAGTTTTGTTGCTCCAGTCTCCCTGGAGGAAAGCAAAAGTGCCCCACTAGCCAACATTCTCCCTATAGTACAG ATGCATGGTGGCTCAGCTCAGTTTTGTGACATGTACGAGTTGAAGGAAGACATCGGCGTGGGTTCATACTCCATATGCAAACGCTGCATACACAGGGTCACCGCCATGGAGTTTGCTGTGAAG ATTATTGACAAAAGTAAGCGAGACCCATCGGAGGAGATTGAGATCCTAATGCGGTATGGGCAGCATCCCAACATCATCACACTGAAGGAT GTGTATGACGAGGGTCGTTTCGTGTATCTCGTGACGGAGCTCATGAAAGGCGGTGAGCTGCTGGATAAAATCCTTAGGCAGAAGTTCTTCTCTGAGCGAGAGGCCAGCGCTGTGCTGTACACTATCACCAAAACTGTGGACTATTTGCACTGCCAGGGG GCTGTGTTCCTGACGCAGGTGGTGCATAGGGACTTGAAGCCCAGCAACATCCTCTACATGGACGATTCAGGAAACCCTGACTCCATACGCATCTGTGACTTTGGCTTTGCCAAGCAGCTGAGAGGAGACAACGGACTGCTGCTGACACCCTGTTATACCGCCAACTTCGTTGCTCCTGAA GTATTGATGCGGCAGGGTTATGACGCTGCCTGTGATATCTGGAGTCTGGGAGTCCTGCTCTACACCATGTTGGCGGG ATACACACCCTTCGCCAACGGACCCAATGACACACCAGAGGAGATTCTGTTGCGCATCGGCAGTGGAAAATTCTCCCTGAGTGGAGGAAACTGGGATTCTGTGTCAGACTCCTCAAAG GACCTGCTGTCTCATATGCTGCACGTGGACCCTCATCAGCGATACTCAGCAGAACAGGTACTGAAACACTCGTGGATCGCCTGCCGGGACCAGAACCCACACTTTCAGCTCACGCGTCACGAAGCACCTCATTTGGTCAAG GGAGCGATGGCTGCCACATACTCTGCATTGAACCACAAGACATGTAAGCCGGTTCTGGAACCCGTAGCTGCCTCCAGTCTAGCTCAGCGCAGGAACATGAAGAAGCTGACGTCTACAGACATGTCCTGA